A window of the Xenopus laevis strain J_2021 chromosome 9_10L, Xenopus_laevis_v10.1, whole genome shotgun sequence genome harbors these coding sequences:
- the tgm3l.6.L gene encoding protein-glutamine gamma-glutamyltransferase E, with amino-acid sequence MESLQLRSADLQQKRNAAAHNTSDFITETLIVRRAQTFAIELDFSRALADGDRLDLIVETGPYPTKDNNTKAVMQVSSSGTTTAWSATRGSTSGGTLQVIINIPVNAVIGRYQMTAQLTAGSTSSFPVGNFIVLFNPWASGDEVYMENDAHRREYVLNETGFIFLSSGRMTWDYGQFEEGIVDICLLLLDRSTEYRRDPVTALSKRWDPIYVGRVLSAMVNSNDDNGVVVGNWTGDFTGGETPTSWGGSGTILRRWSQSGPVKYGQCWVFAGVLCTVLRCLGLPARVITNIESAHDTNRNLVIEEYYDEDGISIKSPDSVWNFHAWDEVWFARRDLGSTYDGWQILDSTPQELSGGSYCLGPTSQRAVKLGDVNLNFDGAFLFSEVNADKKKYIKYKDGRTVLVHTDTTSVGQTISTKTVGSTSREDVTNDYKYPEGSSEERDVYFKAQRQLAESSTGIIALSAASSVKTAARAPKCAISCTFELIAQPQFGEDITIILNLKNGSSGNRNVKLNWTATSIVYNRTPFKEILKNSQAVYLAGNEEKAISLKILYTQYKDTITTDNMIRIVAVCHEENGGCFLVDKTINLKRPPLELKASEQATLNKKVTVDVVLNNPLPEGVTNCFMVIEGSGLIKHQRKILLPDLKAHEKIRTQVELIPYRTGPRRIIVNCSSDKFTGVKACLPINVVTA; translated from the exons GTCCCTATCCAACAAAAGATAACAACACAAAAGCAGTGATGCAAGTCTCCAGCTCTGGAACAACAACAGCATGGAGTGCAACCCGTGGATCAACCAGTGGTGGAACACTGCAAGTTATCATCAATATTCCAGTCAATGCTGTTATTGGACGTTACCAAATGACTGCACAGCTGACAGCAGGCAGCACCAGTTCTTTTCCTGTAGGAAACTTCATTGTTCTGTTTAACCCTTGGGCATCAG GTGATGAGGTGTACATGGAAAATGATGCACACAGGAGAGAATATGTCCTAAATGAAACTGGGTTTATATTCCTTTCTTCTGGGAGAATGACATGGGATTATGGACAG tttgaGGAGGGTATTGTGGACATTTGCCTTCTATTGCTGGACAGAAGTACAGAATACAGAAGAGACCCAGTTACAGCTTTATCCAAAAGATGGGACCCTATTTATGTGGGAAGAGTTTTAAGCGCTATG GTCAATAGTAATGATGACAATGGTGTTGTAGTGGGAAACTGGACTGGAGATTTCACAGGAGGAGAAACCCCTACCTCTTGGGGTGGAAGTGGCACAATTCTGCGTAGATGGAgtcaaagtggacctgtcaaaTATGGACAGTGCTGGGTGTTTGCTGGAGTACTCTGTACAG TACTGAGGTGCCTGGGGTTACCTGCCCGTGTGATTACAAACATTGAGTCGGCTCATGACACAAACAGGAACCTGGTAATAGAAGAGTATTATGATGAAGATGGAATCAGCATCAAATCCCCTGATAGTGTATG GAACTTCCATGCTTGGGATGAAGTATGGTTTGCTAGAAGAGATCTTGGGTCAACCTATGATGGATGGCAGATTCTAGATTCAACCCCACAAGAACTAAGTGGAG GCAGCTATTGCCTTGGACCTACTTCACAAAGAGCTGTCAAACTGGGAGATGTCAACCTGAACTTTGATGGTGCATTTTTATTTTCGGAAGTAaatgctgataaaaaaaaatatatcaagtaCAAAGATGGAAGGACTGTACTTGTTCACACTGATACTACATCTGTGGGCCAAACCATCAGCACCAAGACTGTGGGTTCTACTTCCCGTGAAGATGTAACAAATGATTACAAATATCCAGAAG GTTCTAGTGAGGAAAGAGACGTATATTTTAAAGCACAGAGACAGTTAGCGGAATCAAGCACTGGAATAATAGCTTTAAGTGCGGCATCATCAGTGAAAACGGCAGCCCGTGCTCCAAAATGTGCAATCAGTTGCACTTTCGAGCTGATCGCACAGCCGCAATTTGGCGAAGATATCACCATCATACTGAATTTGAAAAATGGCTCCTCTGGCAACAGAAATGTCAAGCTGAATTGGACTGCTACTTCAATTGTCTATAACAGAACTCCGTTCAAAGAAATACTGAAGAATTCTCAGGCTGTCTACTTGGCTGGCAATGAAG AAAAGGCTATATCTCTGAAAAtactgtatacacagtataaagaTACCATAACTACTGACAACATGATCCGAATTGTGGCTGTGTGTCATGAGGAAAATGGAGGATGTTTTTTGGTTGATAAGACTATCAATTTGAAACGACCACCTCTTGAATTGAAG GCCTCAGAACAAGcaacattaaacaaaaaagtcactgtaGATGTTGTCCTCAACAATCCACTCCCAGAAGGTGTTACAAACTGTTTTATGGTCATTGAGGGCAGTGGCCTTATAAAGCATCAACGTAAGATCTT attaccaGACTTAAAAGCCCATGAAAAAATAAGAACCCAAGTTGAGTTGATTCCATATCGAACTGGTCCAAGAAGAATCATAGTTAACTGCTCCTCTGACAAATTTACTGGTGTAAAGGCATGCCTGCCAATCAATGTGGTTACTGCCTAG